The Actinomyces wuliandei genome contains the following window.
GCAGGATGAGTGCCCAGAGGGTGTCGTAGAGGCCGAGCTGTACGATCAGGTAGTAGACGGGCACGATGGTCGCCTGAATCGGGATCGCGATGCCCAGCAGGAACAGGGAGAGGACCCGGCTGGAGAAGGCGGTCCGGCTGCGCACGACCACGTAGGCGGCCATAAAGGCCACGAGGAGGGTGGCGGCGACGGCTGCCGCCGTGACGACGACAGAGTTGAGGAAGTAGGTCCAGAAGTCGTTGGCGAAGACCTCGGCGTAGGCTGCCAGCGTCGGGCTGCCTGGCAGCGACAGCGGGTTCTCGACGTAGTAGTCGGCCTGCCTGCGCAGGCTCGTCACGACAACGTAGTAGACAGGAACAACGGCGACAAGCAGCCAGACCCAGCCGAGCAGCCCGCCTACCAGGTTGGGACGTGCGCTCGAGCGACGCAGTAACATCACACTGCTCCTTCCATGTCGCTGTCCATCCTCGAGCTGCCGGAGACGTGGTTGAGCAGCCAGGCGACGAGCAGGCCGACGACGACCAGGATGACGCCGATCACGCTGGCTCCACCCATGTCGTAGGAGCGGAAGCCGACCAGGTACATGTCCAGGGGGAGGACACGTGTGGCGTCAGCGGGACCTCCCGCCGTCATGACGAAGATGAGGTCGAAGTACGTCAGGGAGCCAGTGATCATCAAGGTAGACGAGGTGATGAGCGTGTTACGCAACTGCGGCAGGGTGATGTAGAAGAAGCTCTGCACCCGGCTGGCACCGTCGATCATGGCAGCCTCGTAGAGGCTGGCAGGGATCTGACGGACGGCCCCCTGGTAGAGCAGGGAGTGGAAGGGGACGAAGCACCAGGCGATGACCGCCATGATGGTGGGCAGTGCCAGCCTGGGGTCGCCCAGGAAGTCCTGGGACAGGACACCCAGGCCCAGTGCCCGCGACATGCCGAAGCCGGGGTCCAGGAGCGCGGTGAAGGCGATACCCACGGCGGTGGCACTGAACAGGAGCGGCAGGAAGTACAGCACCGACAGCACGGCGCGGTAGCGCTGCTGCCCGGCCATGAAGACGCCCAGGAGCACGCTGAGCGGGGTCTGGAGGACCCAGCACATCACCGTCATGACCAGGGTCAGGACAATCGCGTGCTGCGTGGTGCTGCTGGTGAGCATCCGGGTCCAGTTGCTGGTGCCTGCGGGGGACAGCGGCCCCAGGCCGTCCCACCTCATGAAGGACAGCACGAGAACGCCAGCCAGCGGCACCAGGGCGAAGCAGCCGAAGAAGACGAGTGCCGGCGCAGCGTACCAGGCGGAGGGGCCAGCACCGCGCCCTCGTGCCCTGTGGCTGCGGCTCTGTCGACGCGGGGTTGTAATCGGGGTGGTAATCACGGTCATAGCGGTATCCCTGAGTCTGGAAGACGGCTCCCCGCACCCCTCACAGGGTCGCGTTCATCCTGCTGGCGAACTGCTCAGGGGTGAGCTGGCGCAGGAAGGCCTGGGAGAGACTGGTCAGCAGCTCCTGCGCGGCTGCGGAGGAGAGGGCCTGGTCCCAGGACTGGGTGAAGCTGGCAGCATTCCTGACCATGTCGTAGCCGTAGGCGAGGTACTCGCTGTGCTCGGAGGCGGCGATGGCGTCGTCGGCGTCCAGCGCGGCGGGGATGGTGCCGCCCGTCACGAGGGCCTTGATGTAGTCGTCGTTGTAGAGCTCCTCGTTGAGGTAGTCGATAGCGGTGCACTGCGCCTCCTGCGAGCTGCTGGCGGCGACCGACCAGTAGTTGGCGGGGTTGCCGA
Protein-coding sequences here:
- a CDS encoding carbohydrate ABC transporter permease, with the translated sequence MTVITTPITTPRRQSRSHRARGRGAGPSAWYAAPALVFFGCFALVPLAGVLVLSFMRWDGLGPLSPAGTSNWTRMLTSSTTQHAIVLTLVMTVMCWVLQTPLSVLLGVFMAGQQRYRAVLSVLYFLPLLFSATAVGIAFTALLDPGFGMSRALGLGVLSQDFLGDPRLALPTIMAVIAWCFVPFHSLLYQGAVRQIPASLYEAAMIDGASRVQSFFYITLPQLRNTLITSSTLMITGSLTYFDLIFVMTAGGPADATRVLPLDMYLVGFRSYDMGGASVIGVILVVVGLLVAWLLNHVSGSSRMDSDMEGAV
- a CDS encoding carbohydrate ABC transporter permease, whose amino-acid sequence is MLLRRSSARPNLVGGLLGWVWLLVAVVPVYYVVVTSLRRQADYYVENPLSLPGSPTLAAYAEVFANDFWTYFLNSVVVTAAAVAATLLVAFMAAYVVVRSRTAFSSRVLSLFLLGIAIPIQATIVPVYYLIVQLGLYDTLWALILPSVAFAIPISVLILTNFLRDVPRELFESMKVDGATDWQMLWRLAAPMCRPALVTVAIYDALNVWNGFLFPLVLTQSADRRVLPLSLWSFQGAFSSNTPAILAAVVLSALPLVLAYALGRRQMVAGLTAGVGR